A window of Nitratireductor kimnyeongensis genomic DNA:
GAGGCGCTGGAGCTGGGTGCCGGCGAGGCGGAGAAGTCCGGCGCTAGCGACAATCGCCTCGGGCCCAAGAAGTCGAATGACGATGGCGGACCGGGCTCCGGTCAGCTGCGGCTGCGCGTCGTCGATGAGTAGTTCGAATATTTTCGAACTAGTGTTGACGATGTATTGGCGACGCATTAGGCCTTCGTGTCATGGAACACGAAACAGCCTCCGGCCAGCTTGAAGCACTGGGCAATCCCATTCGGCTCCGTATCTACCGTATGCTGGTTCGTGCGGGCGAAGAGGGCATGGCCGTTGGCGGGCTTCAGGAGCGAGTGGCCATGCCGGCCTCCACGCTGTCGCACCATTGCAAGAAGCTTCTGGAAACCGGCCTGATCACGCGCGAACGCCGCGGCACCACATTGATCTGCCGAGCGCACTACCCTGCCATGCACGCTTTGATCGGCTACTTGGCCGATGAATGCTGCGCTGACAGCGGCTCCAGTGCTTCCCGCGGAGAGCACTGATCATGGCGCAAGCTTTGACCGCACAGCCTGGATATCGGCGTATGATCACGGCACTCGGCATTGCCCAAATCTGCTCGTGGGGCTCGATTTTCTACAGTTTTCCCTTGATCGCAGAAGCGATGCGAACTGATCTCGGCTGGTCCAAACCTCTGCTTTACGGCGGTGCGACGGCGGGGCTGGTGCTGGCCGCACTTGCAGCCTATCCCGTGGGTGCGGCGATCGACCGAGGGCAGGGTCGCTGGGTGATGAGTGGTGCGTCGCTCATGGCCGGGTTGCTCTATCTTCTCTGGTCTCAGGTTGACAGCATAGCCCTCTTCTACACCGTTGTTCCGCTACTTGGCGCACTGCAGGCGGCCACACTCTATGAACCGGCCTTCGCTGTGCTCGCCCGCCGCGTCGGCGCATTGGAGGCGCGGCGCGCAATCACCGCGCTCACGCTTTGGGGCGGCTTCGCCAGCACCGTGTTCGTGCCGCTGGTTCAATGGCTTATCGACATGCTCGACTGGCGCGGCGCGCTGGTGGTGCTCGGCGCCATCAACGCCTTTGTCTGCGCCAGCCTCTATTTCGCGGTGATCGATCCATCAAAGGACAGGCCCGTGGAACCGGCAAAAGAAACCGGGAAGCCGGCCCTTGCCGGCCGCGCTGCC
This region includes:
- a CDS encoding ArsR/SmtB family transcription factor, encoding MEHETASGQLEALGNPIRLRIYRMLVRAGEEGMAVGGLQERVAMPASTLSHHCKKLLETGLITRERRGTTLICRAHYPAMHALIGYLADECCADSGSSASRGEH
- a CDS encoding MFS transporter, translated to MAQALTAQPGYRRMITALGIAQICSWGSIFYSFPLIAEAMRTDLGWSKPLLYGGATAGLVLAALAAYPVGAAIDRGQGRWVMSGASLMAGLLYLLWSQVDSIALFYTVVPLLGALQAATLYEPAFAVLARRVGALEARRAITALTLWGGFASTVFVPLVQWLIDMLDWRGALVVLGAINAFVCASLYFAVIDPSKDRPVEPAKETGKPALAGRAAVSWAFRQPVFWALVLFLVLYAGVFSSLSFHLYPLLLERGLTAGEVVSIVAVIGPAQVAGRIAIWTFAPEAPVRRIGAIMVGVFPLVLLGYAFAPPQMFVIAAIAAFYGAANGMMTIVRGLAVPEMLSREAYGAINGALITPSRMVEAVAPLGVAALWAASGGYDLYLSLAFAATLVMVGAFWTASFMARPKFPKTA